The DNA window GCGGTACGACGTCGTGGTCACCGACAACCTCTTCGGCGACATCCTCACCGACATCGCCGCGGCGGTGACCGGCGGCATCGGGCTGGCCGCCAGCGGCTGCATCAACCCCGAGGGGCGCTACCCGTCGATGTTCGAGCCGGTCCACGGCTCCGCGCCGGACATCGCCGGCCAGGGCGTCGCCGACCCGGTCGCCGCGGTCCTCTCCGCCGCCCTGCTGCTCGACCAGCTCGGGCACGCCGAGGCCGCCGCGCGGGTGACCGCCGCCGTCGGCACGGAGCTGGCCAACCGGGCCCCGAACGTACCGCTGCGCACCGCCGAGGTGGGCGACCGGCTCGCCGCGTACGCGGTGGCCTGACGCGGGTCCCCGCACCGCGGACGCCCGGCAGGCGTCCGATCTGCCCGAACGCGCGTGCGCAGCGCCCCGTTCGCCGGTACCGACCTACCTGCTGAACGACCGCTCGGGGTAAGTTTCTGGCAAACAGTGAAGTCGGCGTGCGGTCCCGCGCGCCGTTGTTCCGCAGGGAGGCACGCGCGATGAGCGGTGGTGACAAGCTCGACTTCGAGATCCGTCCGAATCCCGCGCCGGTATCCGTCGCCGACCGGGCCGCCCTGCTCGCCAACCCGGGCTTCGGGCGGGTCTTCACCGACCACATGGTCACGATCCACTACGCCGACGGCAAGGGCTGGTACGACGCCCGGGTCGAGGCGCGCGGGCCCATCCCGCTGGACCCGGCCGCCGCCGTGCTGCACTACGCGCAGGAGATCTTCGAGGGGCTCAAGGCGTACCGGACGGCCGACGGCGGGGTGACCCTGTTCCGGCCGCAGGCCAACGCCGCCCGGTTCGCCGCCTCCGCCCGCCGGATGGCGATGCCGGAGTTGCCCCCGGAGGCGTTCGTGGAGTCGCTGCGCAGGCTTGTCGAGATCGACCGCGACTGGGTCCCGGAGAGCGACGACGGCAGCCTCTACCTGCGGCCGTTCATGTTCGCCAGCGAGGTCTTCCTCGGCGTCCGCCCGGCCAACGAATACCTCTACGTGGTCATCGCCTCGCCGGCCGGGGCGTACTTCCCCGGCGGGGTCAGGCCGGTGACGGTCTGGGTCTCGCCGGACTACACCCGCGCGGCCCCCGGCGGCACGGGCGCGGCGAAGTGCGGTGGCAACTATGCCGCCTCGCTCGCGGCGCAGGCCGAGGCGATCGAGGCGGGCTGCGACCAGGTGGTGTTCCTGGACGCGGTGGAGCGACGCTTCGTCGACGAGCTGGGCGGGATGAACGTCTTCTTCGTCTACGACGACGACACCCTGGTCACCCCGCCGCTGACCGGCACGATACTGCCCGGCATCACCCGGGACGCCGTCCTCACGCTGGCCGCCGAGGCCGGCCTCCAGGTGCGGGAGCAGCCGGTCAGCTTCGCCGACTGGCAGGCCGACGCGGTCAGCGGCCGGCTGCGGGAGGTCTTCGCCTGCGGCACCGCGGCGGTGATCACGCCGATCGGCGGGGTCCGTTTCCCCGACGGCGAGTTCCTCGTCGGCGGCGGCGAGCCGGGCCGCGCCACCATGGCGCTGCGCCAGCAGCTGGTCGACATCCAGCGTGGCCGGGCCGCCGACCCGCACGACTGGGTCGTCCGGGTCCGCTGACCGCCGGCGCGCCCGGGGCGTCCACGTACGCCCCGGGCGCGATCCGGCCGGAGTCACCCTCCCGGGTGGGGCTCACTCCAGCAGGTGGGCGCGGAGCGCGGCGAGCTGGGCGGCGCTGACCCCGGCGTGCCGCAGGTAGCCCTCCACCGAGCCGTGCCCCTGCCGCAGCTCGGTGAGGAAGAGCGTCATCGCCTCGGCCGGCGACGCCAGGAACGGCGCCGGCAGCTCCTCGCCCTCGGGCGTCGTGGCGGCCACCCACGCGCTGAACCGCTCCGACGCCTCGGTGCTCAGCGCGTAGTCCGTGGCGATGTCGGCGTCGCTCACCCCGAGCGCCGCCAGCGTCAGCGCGCAGACGATGCCGGTGCGGTCCTTGCCGGCCACGCAGTGCACCACGACCGGTGCGTTCGCGCTGTCGGCGATCAGCCCGACCGCCTCGGCCAGCCCCGCCGCGCCGGTCCCGGCCAGGTCCGCGTACCGGTCGGCGAGGTAGCGGGCCAGGCTCGTGTCGGGCTCGTACGGCGCCTGCGCCCAGTCGGCGTGCTCCGGGTGGATGTGCCGGTAGGCGAGCCCGTCGAGTTCCGGGACCCGGCCGTCCCGGGTCACCTCCTCGGGACGGCGCAGGT is part of the Micromonospora olivasterospora genome and encodes:
- a CDS encoding branched-chain amino acid aminotransferase, whose amino-acid sequence is MSGGDKLDFEIRPNPAPVSVADRAALLANPGFGRVFTDHMVTIHYADGKGWYDARVEARGPIPLDPAAAVLHYAQEIFEGLKAYRTADGGVTLFRPQANAARFAASARRMAMPELPPEAFVESLRRLVEIDRDWVPESDDGSLYLRPFMFASEVFLGVRPANEYLYVVIASPAGAYFPGGVRPVTVWVSPDYTRAAPGGTGAAKCGGNYAASLAAQAEAIEAGCDQVVFLDAVERRFVDELGGMNVFFVYDDDTLVTPPLTGTILPGITRDAVLTLAAEAGLQVREQPVSFADWQADAVSGRLREVFACGTAAVITPIGGVRFPDGEFLVGGGEPGRATMALRQQLVDIQRGRAADPHDWVVRVR
- a CDS encoding tyrosine-protein phosphatase; translation: MDATEVNRRIPFSAMFNFRDVGGYPTRDGRAVRWARLYRSDSPHRIDGADRDAFVALGVRTVIDLRRPEEVTRDGRVPELDGLAYRHIHPEHADWAQAPYEPDTSLARYLADRYADLAGTGAAGLAEAVGLIADSANAPVVVHCVAGKDRTGIVCALTLAALGVSDADIATDYALSTEASERFSAWVAATTPEGEELPAPFLASPAEAMTLFLTELRQGHGSVEGYLRHAGVSAAQLAALRAHLLE